The Parabacteroides sp. AD58 genome includes a window with the following:
- the panD gene encoding aspartate 1-decarboxylase codes for MYIEVVKSKIHRVTVTEANLNYIGSITIDGALMEAANLIPNEKVSIVNNNNGERFETYVIKGEPGSGVICLNGAAARKVQPGDIVIIMSYALMDFEEAKTFKPAVIFPDTATNRLI; via the coding sequence ATGTATATAGAAGTTGTTAAATCAAAGATTCATCGGGTGACGGTTACTGAGGCCAACTTAAATTATATTGGAAGTATTACGATTGACGGCGCTTTGATGGAAGCGGCTAATCTGATTCCAAACGAGAAGGTTTCAATTGTTAATAATAACAATGGAGAACGTTTTGAAACGTACGTCATTAAAGGTGAACCTGGTTCGGGGGTTATCTGCTTGAATGGGGCTGCTGCCCGCAAGGTTCAACCGGGAGATATTGTCATTATTATGTCATACGCATTGATGGATTTTGAGGAAGCAAAGACATTCAAACCGGCCGTCATTTTCCCGGATACGGCAACGAATCGTCTGATTTAG
- a CDS encoding NUDIX hydrolase yields MKEEWFPLVNEEGETIGKATRRECHSGCKWLHPVVHLHIFNAAGDLYLQKRSMTKDIQPGKWDTAVGGHVDYGETVENALRREVREELGITDFKPEFLMRYVFESKIEKELVNTFRTVYEGPFFPDPEEIDEGRFWSRAEIASQLGKGVFTPNFENEYRKICMLGAQFK; encoded by the coding sequence GTGAAGGAAGAATGGTTCCCCTTAGTGAATGAAGAAGGGGAGACGATAGGAAAAGCAACCCGCAGAGAATGTCATAGTGGATGCAAATGGTTGCATCCCGTTGTTCATTTGCATATTTTCAATGCTGCTGGTGATCTGTATTTGCAGAAACGTTCGATGACGAAGGATATTCAGCCCGGAAAATGGGATACGGCTGTGGGAGGTCATGTGGATTATGGAGAGACGGTTGAAAATGCTTTACGCAGAGAGGTGCGCGAAGAATTAGGTATTACTGACTTCAAACCGGAATTTCTGATGCGGTACGTCTTTGAATCAAAAATAGAGAAAGAATTAGTTAATACATTCCGGACTGTATACGAAGGTCCGTTTTTCCCTGATCCGGAGGAGATCGATGAAGGTCGTTTCTGGTCTCGTGCGGAAATAGCTTCTCAGCTTGGAAAAGGAGTTTTTACTCCAAACTTCGAGAATGAGTACAGAAAGATTTGCATGTTAGGTGCACAATTTAAATGA